One genomic segment of Nitrosopumilus sp. includes these proteins:
- the trpA gene encoding tryptophan synthase subunit alpha, with product MSKIKEKFAEVAAKNQKALIAYIMVGYPNDSVTLSAVRGLVKGGVDIIELGFPFSDPLADGPTIQNASTISLSKGTKINKFFNIVKKIRKETDIPLVLMTYTNILYHRGYSKFIADAKKAGIDGFILPDMSIEESKEYLQAAKNKADTIFLISPNTSKNRIQRIAKASTGFLYLVSVFGTTGIKAGIKQYSLNAIKEVKKLTKEKIPVGIGFGISTPEDVKTYIKAGADAVIVGSAFLKIIEKTEPNRLEAKITAFTRSLKKETILK from the coding sequence ATGTCAAAGATTAAAGAGAAATTTGCAGAAGTTGCTGCAAAAAATCAAAAAGCATTGATTGCATACATAATGGTAGGATATCCAAATGACAGTGTTACTTTATCAGCAGTAAGAGGTTTGGTAAAGGGCGGAGTAGATATTATTGAATTAGGATTTCCATTTTCAGACCCATTAGCAGATGGACCCACAATTCAAAATGCAAGCACCATATCGTTGAGTAAAGGAACAAAGATTAACAAATTTTTCAACATAGTTAAAAAAATCAGAAAAGAAACAGATATTCCATTAGTGTTGATGACATACACAAATATTTTGTATCATAGAGGGTATTCAAAATTCATCGCAGATGCCAAAAAAGCAGGAATTGACGGATTTATTCTACCAGATATGTCAATAGAAGAGTCAAAAGAATATTTACAAGCTGCAAAAAATAAAGCAGATACAATATTTTTAATTTCACCCAACACAAGTAAAAATAGAATTCAAAGAATTGCTAAAGCATCCACTGGGTTTTTGTATCTAGTATCAGTATTTGGAACAACTGGAATCAAGGCAGGAATAAAACAATACTCATTAAACGCCATTAAAGAAGTAAAAAAATTAACGAAGGAAAAAATACCAGTAGGGATAGGCTTTGGTATTTCAACTCCAGAAGATGTAAAAACATACATCAAAGCAGGAGCAGATGCAGTAATAGTAGGTAGTGCATTTCTAAAAATAATTGAAAAGACAGAACCTAACAGATTAGAAGCAAAGATTACGGCATTTACAAGAAGTCTCAAAAAAGAAACAATTCTAAAATAA
- the trpB gene encoding tryptophan synthase subunit beta, translating into MKYPKNGKFGEFGGKYIPETLVPAIEELEENYLKYKNDKNFKKELDYYLKVYAGRPTPLYYAKNLSEKLGGAKIYLKREDLLHGGAHKINNTLGQAILAKKMNKKRIIAETGAGQHGVATAMACAALGMKAEVYMGYKDTIRQKLNVFRMNLLGSKVHPVKSGSQTLKDAINEAIRDWITNVETTYYLLGSAVGPHPYPVMVRDFQSVIGNEIKLQMKKINNKTPDSVIACVGGGSNAIGTFYPLVDSNAEIIGVEAAGHGLKTKMHSATLSAGSKGVLHGMMTYLLQDKEGQVTETHSISAGLDYPGVGPEHSYYKDTKRVKYRSATDTEVIDAFLMLTRTEGIIPALESAHAIAEAIKVARKGKKSESIVVTLSGRGDKDVEEVQNYLNKHVKD; encoded by the coding sequence TTGAAATATCCAAAAAATGGTAAATTTGGTGAATTTGGTGGAAAGTATATTCCAGAAACACTAGTTCCAGCAATAGAAGAATTAGAAGAAAATTATCTAAAATATAAAAACGATAAAAATTTCAAAAAAGAATTAGATTATTATCTTAAAGTGTATGCAGGACGTCCAACTCCATTATACTATGCAAAAAATTTGTCTGAAAAATTAGGAGGGGCAAAAATCTATCTTAAAAGAGAAGATCTCTTGCACGGAGGAGCACACAAAATTAACAATACTTTAGGACAAGCAATTCTTGCAAAAAAAATGAATAAAAAAAGAATCATTGCAGAAACAGGAGCAGGACAACATGGGGTTGCTACAGCTATGGCTTGTGCTGCGTTAGGAATGAAAGCAGAAGTATACATGGGATACAAAGATACGATAAGACAAAAACTCAATGTATTTCGCATGAATCTGTTAGGTTCAAAAGTACACCCAGTAAAATCAGGCTCACAAACACTCAAGGATGCAATTAATGAAGCAATCAGAGACTGGATTACAAATGTAGAGACAACATATTATCTTCTAGGATCCGCAGTAGGACCACATCCATATCCTGTAATGGTTAGGGATTTTCAAAGTGTGATAGGAAACGAGATAAAATTACAGATGAAAAAAATCAACAACAAAACACCTGATTCTGTCATTGCATGTGTTGGAGGAGGCTCCAATGCAATTGGAACCTTTTATCCACTTGTAGATTCAAATGCAGAGATTATTGGAGTAGAAGCTGCAGGTCATGGATTAAAAACAAAGATGCACTCTGCTACATTATCAGCAGGAAGTAAAGGAGTTTTACATGGAATGATGACATATTTACTTCAAGACAAAGAGGGTCAAGTTACTGAAACACATAGTATTTCAGCAGGGCTTGATTATCCAGGTGTAGGTCCTGAACATTCTTACTATAAGGATACTAAACGAGTAAAATATCGTTCTGCAACAGATACAGAAGTAATTGATGCATTTTTGATGCTAACTAGAACAGAGGGAATCATTCCAGCACTAGAATCAGCTCATGCAATTGCTGAAGCAATCAAGGTTGCTAGAAAAGGCAAGAAGTCAGAATCAATTGTAGTAACACTTTCTGGTAGAGGAGACAAAGATGTCGAAGAAGTGCAAAATTATTTGAATAAACATGTCAAAGATTAA